Genomic DNA from Pseudomonas fitomaticsae:
CCCACCGAGAAGCTCAGGGCAGAACTTCAAGGCTATAAAAAAGAACTCTCGACTTATGCGACTGACTCACAGTATGAGCAGGAACGTTACATCGACTGGGATATAGCCGACGCCCAGATTACCTGGACGCCCGGAAAACTGACTGCGTTACTATGGCGCAATGAGCGAATTTATCGCTTCACGCTTAACGCCAAAAACTCAGACGACAACACCCAACAGGCATTGGAAACCATCACACCAAAAGCCCGTGAAGTTCTAAGAAACTTTCGCCCGCGTCAGCAATTCGAGGTTCCTTTAGAGTCAGGATTCTGCCTGCCTTTCGGTTTTATCAGCGACAACGGCACCGAAAATTACGCCATAACACTGGCATGGCACCCCATAAAGAACCCAAGTCTTCTTTACAGTCTGAACTTGAGTAACAACATTGATAAATCCCTCAAGCTTTTGCCTTTATTAACCTCCGCGATGTTCACCAACCCGTTTCCGAATTCGGTGGAACTGAATCGTTTTGGTCCGGAATCTACCAAAATAGGGACTATCGACGGAGTTATCGGAGGGTCTCGCTATCGAGGGGTCGATCCGGATACTGGCAAGCGCGAGACCACGGAACGTTTTACCCTCACCGCCGGACATACAAACACTGAGAACAGACCTGAGCTGGTGCTGAAAGTCGAAAGCTTCGCCAATGGTCAACCACTGGGCTTTGAAGACGTAAAAGAACAACTCTTGCGCACACTGAAAAGCGTACGCCCACTACCTGGGATTACCCAATAGTGTGCATGTCACTCAAGGATGCCAAGACAAGCTCCCAGGTTGTGGAGAGTTTCCCTTTTTGACCAAAGTCCCTTGCCTGCATGGGACTACCCTCCCTCAAACCGAGTAAAACCACCCGCATCAGGAACTCAAGGTCGCGGCCCATGGACTGATGTGCAACGATGTTGCCCTGCATCACGCCATTGACCGCAAGACCAAGGACGTTTCATGACCGCCATCAACACCCCGCCGCCCCTCGCCCCCGGACGTCTGCAACAGATGTCCACGCGCATCGCTTTCTTCATTGCCGGGCTCGGCATTGCCGCGTGGGCGCCGCTGGTGCCCTACGCCAAGGCGCGGGCCGGGCTCGATGAAGGCACGTTGGGGTTGCTGTTGCTGTGCCTGGGTGTTGGTTCGATTCTGGCGATGCCGCTGGCGGGGATTCTGGCCACGCGGTTTGGCTGCCGGAAGGTGGCCACCGGCGGCACGTTGCTGATCTGCGCGGCGTTGCCGTTGCTGGCGACGGTGTCGTCGATTCCGGCGTTGATCGCCACGTTGTTCATGTTCGGTGCCGGCCTGGGTACGGTGGATTCGACGGTGAATCTGCAAGCGGTGATCGTCGAGCGGGCCAGCGGCAAGAACATGATGTCGGGGTTTCACGGCCTGTTCAGCCTCGGCGGGATCGTCGGCGCGGCGGGTGTGAGCGCCCTGCTCGGCCTCGGGTTGTCGCCACTGGCGGCGATGCTGGTGGTGGTCGTGGTGTTGATCGCGGCGCTGTTCAAGGCGGTGCCGCACATGTTGCCTTACGGCAGTGAAAGCTCGGGCCCGGCGTTCGCGGTGCCCCACGGGATTGTGCTGTTCATCGGCGGGATGTGCTTCATCGTGTTCCTCACCGAAGGCGCGGCGCTGGACTGGAGCGCGGTGTTCCTGGCGCAGGAACGCGGGATCGACACCGCCTATGCCGGGCTGGGTTACGCAGCGTTCGCGTTGACCATGACGGCAGGCCGGCTGACCGGTGACCGGATCGTCCGGGCACTGGGTGCGACCCGGATCATTCTGTTTGGCGGTCTGCTGGCGGCGGCGGGATTGTTTCTGGCGACCTTCGCCCCGAGCTGGCAAGCCGCGCTATTGGGCTATGCGCTGGTCGGCGCAGGCTGTTCGAACATCGTGCCGGTGCTATACACGGCGGTGGGCAAACAGACGGTGATGCCGGAAAGCATCGCCGTGCCGGCAATCACCACACTGGGTTATGCAGGGATTCTCGCAGGGCCGGCGGTGATCGGGTTTGTCGCCCACGCCAGCAGTCTGAGTTTTGCCTTCGGGTTGATGGCGACGTTGCTGGTGGCGGTGGCGATTGGCGGGAAAGCGCTGAAGGTCTGAGCTGGATCGTTCCCACGTCGAGACGCGGGAACGATCAGTGCAGATCAGAAACCGACGCTGGCCTGCACGAAGAACGTCCGTGGCGTGCCCACGTAGATCCCCGAGTTGTTGTCGCTGGAGCGGGTGAAGTACTGCTTGTCGAAGATGTTTTTCACCCCGGCGCCGAGCTTCAGGTTGGAGAGCTGCGAACCGAAGTCATAGCCGCCGCGCACGTTCCAGGTCACGTAGCCCGGAATGTCGCCGTACTGCCCGTCCGCCGTACCTTCGGTGATGTAGTTGCCATTGAAGCTGCCATCGGCATTTACGCCGGTCCCCGGCGAGCGCTGTTTGGACTGGGCAAAACCGTCGATGTTGTAGGTCCAGCGGTTGATGTCGTAACGCAGGCCGACGGTCGCCACCTGACGCGAGTAGAACGGCAGGTCACGGCCCTTGAAGCCCGGGATCTCGCCTTCATAGGTCGCGCGGGTGTAGGTGAAACCGGCGTTGGCGGTCAGACCATCGAGACGCGGATCAAGCGCCGCCATGTCGTAGTGCACCGACGCTTCGATACCCTGGTGCTTGGTCGCGCCGAGGTTGGTCCAGCCCACGTCGTTGCTGATGTATTGCAGTTCGTCATCGAAGTCGATGTAGAACAGCGTCACTTCCCCGCCCCACACGTCATCGTTGTAGCGCGTACCGATCTCGTAGGTCTTGGCTTTCTCCGGCTCCAGGCCATTGGCGGTCTGGTCACCCGAGCCGCCCTGACCGAGCTGGAAGTACTGCAGGCTTCCGAACGACGTCTCGTAGTTGGCGAACAGTTTCCACGCATCGGACAAGTGATACATCACGCTCAGGGCCGGCAGCGGCTCGTTGCTTTCGATGCTGCGGTTTTTCTCCGGCACGCGTTTGCCGGCGGTGTCGAGCACGGCGCGATCATGCCAGTCGGTGCTGATGTGCTCGAAGCGAATGCCCGGGGTCACGGTCCAGTTGCCGACGTCGATCTTGTTGTCGATGTAGACCGAGTTGGCCTCGGTGCCGCCGGTGCGGTCCTGGAACACGTGACCGTCGGAGGTCTTGGTGACCACCGGCTCATTGTTGACCAGTGCGAGACGGCTCGATTGCTCGTGCATCGCTTCTTTCAGGTAGCGATAACCGACGCTGACTTCCTGGGTGGTCGGGCCTACGTCAAACACGCGCGAGACACGCGGTTCGATGCCCAGCGTGTAGTAGGAACGCGGGAACGAGCTGAGGGTTTTCTGATCGCGGGCGGCGATGGTGCTGCCACGGAAACTGTCGGAATAGTAAGTCAGCACTTCCGCCTGGGTACGCTCGTCGATCTGCCGGATCCACTTGAACGACACATCCTTGCGGCGGCCGCTGAAGCCGTCGTAGTCGCGGTCGGACTGGAACGGTTTATCGTCGTACTGCTTCTGCGTCAGGCCGCCGGGCATGTCGGCGCTGGCGTCGTAGTAGTGGAAGTTGAGGCTGAAATCGTCCTGCTCGGTCGGCGCCCAGTGGGTCTTGAGGATCACGTCGTCGATGTCGTTGCCGTTGTTGCGCTCACGGTAACCGTTGCCGTTGACGCCCGAGTACAACAGCGCCATGCCGATGCCGTTGTCGGCGGTGCCGCCGAGGAATGCGGTGTCGATGTGTTTCCAGCCACCGTGCTGCGAGGTTTCCAGAGTCGTGCCGATTTCACCGGTGGTTTTTTCCGGGATCGCGCGGGTCACGAAGTTGATCACGCCGCCGACGTTCTGCGGCCCGTAACGCACGGAGCCGGCACCACGAACCACGTCGATACTGTCGAGGTTGCCGGAAGAGATCGGGGCCATGGACAGTTGCGGCTGACCGTACGGGGCGAACGCGGCCGGCACGCCATCAATCAATACGGTGGAGCGTGGCGACAGGCGCGACGTCAAACCTCGCACGCCGACGTTCAGCGATATGTCGCTGCCGCCGGTGCCGTTGGCTTCCTGCACCTGCACGCCCGGCACGCGGCGCAGTACGTCGCCGACGTTCATCGCGCCCTGCTCGACCATCGCTTCGCGGCGGATCACGGTGCGCGCGCCGGGATGGTTCTGCACCACGGCGGCGTTGGCGTCGCCGAGCCAGTCGCCGACCACTTTGATGTCGGTCACGCCCAATTCCAGCGGGCCATTGGCGGCGGAAGTCGGCGCTGGGGACAAGGTCACCGAGCCTTCATTGATCTGATAATCCAGACCGCTGCCTTGCAGCAATTGGCGCAGGGCCTGCTCCGGAGAAAGATTGCCGTCCACCGCCGGCGCCTGTTTGCCGGCGACCAGGTCCGGGCTGAAAAACACCTGCAACGAGGTTTGCTGGCCCAGTTCGCTCAGGGCCTGACCCAACGGCTGTGCGCGGATATGAATGGCTTCGGCGGCGAAGGCCATCGGCACGGCGGCGTTGACCGCCAGCGCAAGCGCCAGCGGCAACCAAGGGGATTTTTTGTTTTTGGCGGTGGAGTTTTTCACGTCGAACGGAGTCCTGTGGATCGCAAGAGTGTGCGGCTGTTAATGCAAACCAGTTGCAGTTGAACAGGAAGACGACGAACTCGAAAAAAACCTGAATGCTATTTTGAAATTATTTCCTGGCTGCCGTCGGCAAGGGTGCGCACGGCCACCGGAAGGATGCTCGGCAAGGCCTTGAGCAAGGCGTCGGTGTTGTCGGATTTGAACACGCTGGTCAGGCGCAGATTGGCCACGGCGGGGTTGACGACCTTCAGCGGCTTGTCGCGATAGCGCGACACTTCCTCGGCGACTTCGCTGAGGCTGGCGTTGTTGAACACCAGTTTGCCGCTACGCCAGGCCGTCAGTTCCGCCGGGTTGACCGCGTAGGCTGGCGCCACTTTGCCCTGGGCATCGATCCGCGTGCCGAGGCCGGCAGTGAGGCTGATGAAATCGGCATCGGCCGCATCACGCCCCTGCACCTTGACCGTGCCCTGCTCCACCGCGACCCGGGTCTGCGTCACGTCGCGGCGCACATCGAAGCGGGTGCCGGTCACCGTGACCTTGCCGCTGCCAGCCTCGACCACGAACGGGCGGGAAGTGTCGTGCTCGACGCTGAACATCGCTTCGCCTTCGGTCAACTCGATGAGCCGCCGATCCTTTTCGAAACGCACCTGCAAACGGCTGCGGCTGTTGAGGTCGATCACTGAACCGTCCGGCAGCGCGACATGCTTGCGCTCGCCGAGGGCGGTGGCGAATTCGGCGCTGTAACCCGCCGGGTGATTCAAGCCGCTGAACAGCCCGAGCCCAAGTGCCACCGCAACCACGCTGGCCGCCACGGCATAACGCAACAGCGGACGGCGTTCGCGCCGCGCCGGCGGGGTTTCGCACAAAGCTTTAAGCCGTGGCGCCGGCAGCAGATCCGCCGCTGTCCACAAGCCTTGCAGCAACTGGAATTCGTCACGGTGCTGCGGATGTTCGTTCAACCACGCGTCGAAGCGCTGCTGTTCGTCGGCACTGACGGCCGGCTCCTGCAAACGCACAAACCAGCGTGCCGCGTCATCGCGCACCGTTGTTTGCCCGCACGCGCAATCACGAGTATCCATCATGGAATGTCCTGTTTGGCTGGGGATGAAAAGACGCCACGGCTCATGATTGCGCCCCGTCCAGGCGATCACGCAGATGCCGCAGGGTGCGGATCATATACTTTTCCACCATGTTCTTGGACAGGCCCAGGCGTTCGGCGATTTCTGCCTGGGTCAGGCCTTCGATCTTCTGCCAGACGAAAATCCGCCGACAGTTGACCGGCAGCTCCGTGAGCGCACGTTCGATGGAATCGGCCAGCTGGATCGCATGCATGTAATGCTCCGGATCGCCGGTCGGCGACTCACTGAGATCGATCGCCTCCGACTCCATGGCGCCCCGCCGGTCCTCACGCCGATAGCCGTCCACCGCGATGTTGCGCGCGGTCTGATGCAGATACGCCCGGGGTTGCTGCACCGCCGACGAATCGGATTCGAGCACCCGCACAAAGGTGTCGTGCGCCAGATCCTCGGCCTGCGAGCGATTGCGCAGGCGACGGGTCCAGGTGCCGATCAACTCTTCGTAATGCTCGAGAAAGCCGGGTCTGCGGGGCAGCATGGGGATCATTGCGGCGTGCTGAGGAAAGGGGCGTGAATAGTAATGCTTCCTATTAAGCGGAAGCAATTCATTCATGGATTCGGCGACGAATTCCCCTTTCACAGCAAAATCCAGCCCGCATGTACTCAAAATTCATGCAGTACGGATTACATTTTCACGAGATCGACCGCGCTTCGGAACTCAAGCATCAATTGCTTGAATGCAAAGACTGAATAACCGATCAGTCCCCCCAATATTGCCAACGTAACTTTTGTCTCGACGGGAATAATCTTCAGTTCGGGAAAGACCAGAGACGCGCAGACGATAAACAGGCAAAGGCCACCTACGACTACAGAGACAATCGTCATGACAAAATATAGCCAGAACGCCGCTGGAGTGAGCCGAGAACGTAACTCAAACCAGTTGCCATCGGCTTTAACCAGTGCCATCCCTCTGATGAATCGATCCATGGCACGCCCCGGATTACCCCGATTGGTGCCCAACACGTTGCGAATCTGTTGTGGATCAGCATTCACCGGTCCCCAGGCCCTCTCAAACTCCAACTGCAAATCCGCGTCGTTGAAGTTTGCAAACGTTGTGCGCAATGCACGTTGCAATTGGACTTGCCCCTTGGCTTTGACAACGTTCAGGCGATTAGCCTTGGTTGAATGGGGTTGCCACCATTCGAACAGTGTCATACCTACGCCAACCATAATCAGCACGACGCCCAAGGCACGAGAATAACCAAAGTCGTCCGGTACGGTCGGCAAAGGTGCCAAGCCACGGAGCGACTGAATCGTTTGGGCCAGCATCGCCAGGAAGTCGAGTGCTCCGGGTGCCCAGAGCAACATCCCCAGCATCACGAATTTGCTACTGGGCTTGCCGATGATCCAACTGATGAGCTGCTTGGCAATAGCCAACAACTCCTGCGACCAGTCATTCCTTGAACTCATGTACGCAACTCCTTAGGGAATATTCGCTTTCAGGCATCTTTATCGATCTGAGTGCCGGTTTCTTTAACGTTCAGCAAAACGGTGGTCCGGGACACCTGATAATGCGTAATCCTGCTCCCGAAGCGGCATATCAGTCACTGATTTGGATGACTGATATGACGCTATCGCGAGCAGGCTCGCTCTCAAAGGGTTTTGCGGTGTATCAGCCTTTTTCGTTGATGCCCGCTTGCAAAGTCTGGCTATCCAGATGCCCACTCAAAGTAACCGGGCCGACTTTCAGGTTGCCGTTTTCAAGGGAAACCTTCGGTGCGTTTTCTTCGGTTTTGTGTGGCAGGTCCAGGCCGGCTTTCACACCGTAGTCGAGGTTGCTCAGGTCGCTGCTGCTGACCTTCGAACCACCCAGATCGACCTTGCCTTCGGTGGCGGAAATCCGCGCACCGGTCAGCTGCGTAGCGCCTCCGACGTTGAGGTTCACACCCTGACTTGCGCTGATGCCGGAGGCCTGTTTCACGCTGTCCTTGTGCGCGTATTCGCCGTCGACTTTCAACGTTGGCTTGTAGTCGGTGCCCGCGAGTTTGCCCTTGTCGTCGGCCGGGGTCTTCTTGGCGGTCAGGCCCAGATCCACGTCAACCTTGGCGTGAGTGCTGGAGTCCTGACGGCTTTCGACCGACAGATCACCGGCCACGTTGCCGCTGACGTTACGCGCATCGATCCGCGCGCCGCTCAGGCTCGCATCACCCGCGCTGTTCAACACCACCGTGTCAGCCTTGATCTGGCTGTTCTGCTGGGTGGTGCCTTGCAGGTAATCCACGCCGACTTTGGCCCCGGCATTGAAGCCGTGGTCGCTGCTGACTTTTTCATCGGCGGCGGTCGGTGTGCTTTTGCTCAGATTGCCACCGGCATTCAGCGCGACGTTCCAGTTATTGCGGTTGTCGGTGGACTGCGCGGACTCCTGAACGAAACCGCCCTTCTGCGCGTCGATGCTGACGTTTGGCGCACTGACCTGAGTGCCTTGCAGGCGCACGGAATCGCCGCTCAGCAAAATGCCGTTCTGACTGTTGAGCTGGCCACCGCTGAGGGTCTGGGTGTTCTCGTTGACCCGACCGATGTTGAAGTTACCGCTAAGGTTGCCGCCCTGATCGCGGCTCTTCTCGCTGCTGGTTTTGCTGCCGCCGGCCTTCAGACCGCCGCCGAGGTTGCTGCCGGTGGCGACGTGCGAATCAGTGGCCGCTTGCAGGTCGAGCTTGCCGCCAGCCTTCAGGTCGATAGCACCAGCGCTGTCGATCTTCGTACCTTGCTGCACCTGATTGCCGCCGCTGCTCAATTGCACCGGGCCGTTGCCGCTGATACTGGCGACGTGCGCCTGGCTATCGGTGGTCTGGTTGCCTTTGTGATCGAGCTGGAACCCGGCGCCGAGATCGACGTTGGTGCCGTCGGTGCCCGGCAAGGTGCC
This window encodes:
- a CDS encoding MFS transporter — encoded protein: MTAINTPPPLAPGRLQQMSTRIAFFIAGLGIAAWAPLVPYAKARAGLDEGTLGLLLLCLGVGSILAMPLAGILATRFGCRKVATGGTLLICAALPLLATVSSIPALIATLFMFGAGLGTVDSTVNLQAVIVERASGKNMMSGFHGLFSLGGIVGAAGVSALLGLGLSPLAAMLVVVVVLIAALFKAVPHMLPYGSESSGPAFAVPHGIVLFIGGMCFIVFLTEGAALDWSAVFLAQERGIDTAYAGLGYAAFALTMTAGRLTGDRIVRALGATRIILFGGLLAAAGLFLATFAPSWQAALLGYALVGAGCSNIVPVLYTAVGKQTVMPESIAVPAITTLGYAGILAGPAVIGFVAHASSLSFAFGLMATLLVAVAIGGKALKV
- a CDS encoding TonB-dependent siderophore receptor — encoded protein: MKNSTAKNKKSPWLPLALALAVNAAVPMAFAAEAIHIRAQPLGQALSELGQQTSLQVFFSPDLVAGKQAPAVDGNLSPEQALRQLLQGSGLDYQINEGSVTLSPAPTSAANGPLELGVTDIKVVGDWLGDANAAVVQNHPGARTVIRREAMVEQGAMNVGDVLRRVPGVQVQEANGTGGSDISLNVGVRGLTSRLSPRSTVLIDGVPAAFAPYGQPQLSMAPISSGNLDSIDVVRGAGSVRYGPQNVGGVINFVTRAIPEKTTGEIGTTLETSQHGGWKHIDTAFLGGTADNGIGMALLYSGVNGNGYRERNNGNDIDDVILKTHWAPTEQDDFSLNFHYYDASADMPGGLTQKQYDDKPFQSDRDYDGFSGRRKDVSFKWIRQIDERTQAEVLTYYSDSFRGSTIAARDQKTLSSFPRSYYTLGIEPRVSRVFDVGPTTQEVSVGYRYLKEAMHEQSSRLALVNNEPVVTKTSDGHVFQDRTGGTEANSVYIDNKIDVGNWTVTPGIRFEHISTDWHDRAVLDTAGKRVPEKNRSIESNEPLPALSVMYHLSDAWKLFANYETSFGSLQYFQLGQGGSGDQTANGLEPEKAKTYEIGTRYNDDVWGGEVTLFYIDFDDELQYISNDVGWTNLGATKHQGIEASVHYDMAALDPRLDGLTANAGFTYTRATYEGEIPGFKGRDLPFYSRQVATVGLRYDINRWTYNIDGFAQSKQRSPGTGVNADGSFNGNYITEGTADGQYGDIPGYVTWNVRGGYDFGSQLSNLKLGAGVKNIFDKQYFTRSSDNNSGIYVGTPRTFFVQASVGF
- a CDS encoding FecR family protein, with the translated sequence MMDTRDCACGQTTVRDDAARWFVRLQEPAVSADEQQRFDAWLNEHPQHRDEFQLLQGLWTAADLLPAPRLKALCETPPARRERRPLLRYAVAASVVAVALGLGLFSGLNHPAGYSAEFATALGERKHVALPDGSVIDLNSRSRLQVRFEKDRRLIELTEGEAMFSVEHDTSRPFVVEAGSGKVTVTGTRFDVRRDVTQTRVAVEQGTVKVQGRDAADADFISLTAGLGTRIDAQGKVAPAYAVNPAELTAWRSGKLVFNNASLSEVAEEVSRYRDKPLKVVNPAVANLRLTSVFKSDNTDALLKALPSILPVAVRTLADGSQEIISK
- a CDS encoding sigma-70 family RNA polymerase sigma factor, producing the protein MIPMLPRRPGFLEHYEELIGTWTRRLRNRSQAEDLAHDTFVRVLESDSSAVQQPRAYLHQTARNIAVDGYRREDRRGAMESEAIDLSESPTGDPEHYMHAIQLADSIERALTELPVNCRRIFVWQKIEGLTQAEIAERLGLSKNMVEKYMIRTLRHLRDRLDGAQS